The Verrucomicrobiia bacterium sequence CACAAAGATTGACCGGCGCAAAGCCGTGCAGTTCAGTCCGAGCATCCTATGAAAACCCAGTATATCGTTAGTCTATTGGCGGCGGTTTCGTTTCTTGCGGTGCATGAGGTCAATGCGGGGACCTCAATTGCGGTTCAGTTCCAGGGCAGAGATGGCAGTCCCGATCAGCCCGGCACTGATCCGGGGTGTCCGCCGCTCAATACAACAGATACTGCGGGTGTCGTGCCGCAGCAGAACTGGAACCCGATTGATGATGCCTATTCCTTTACCCCGGCCAACAACGGGACGACATTCGGTTTGGTGGACAGCACCGCGGTGCTCACTACGGTTACGCTGACCTTCGCGGCAGACGATAGCTGGTACAATGATGTGACTCCCACAAACCTCACGACGCCCAATGCGCGCATGATGAACGGGATTATGAAGGCCAGCGCCTCTGGCGGCACCCCAGAAGTGTTAATCTTCAGCAACCTGGTTGAAGGCCAATACGATTTGTACGTCTATACCGACATGAATGGCAGCGGCACCGAGGCGGCTGTCAGTGATTGGGATTTCCTCACGACTTATTACGTGACCGAACAGCACCAGTTCTATGACACGAACACGTTCGTTCAGGGGACGAATACCGACCCCAACAGCACCGCCGTCACCAATGTCTGCAACTATGTCAAATTCAGTAACTTGGGCACCTATGGCCGTGGCGCTATCGGGGCAGTAGCCAGTTGGGTCAAGGGCAATGACGGTATTGGCATTTCAGGCATCCAGATAGTCAATATTGGACCGCCTTTGGCCAACACCGCTCCCGTCAGCATAACAAGGCAGCCGTTCAATCGCCGCGTTCTAGTGGGGGATACCAATGTCGTCCTTTCCATTGCCACGAGGGGGCCGGTTTTCTCATACCAATGGTATAAAAACACCACTCTTATTAACGGGGCCACCGCCTCGAGTTATCAACTACCGGCTATCGCCTCCGGTGATAATGGCGCCATCTTCTACGTCATCGCGGCCAATAATGTGAATAGCATCCAGAGTTCCAACGCGGTTATTACGGTTGGCAACCAGATTCTGCTGCCGGAAATCGCTGAGAACCTCTGGTTTGGCGGAACCGTGGCCTCCGTTGAAGCTGGAACCTATGATACGACCCCTCCTGGCATTCACAGGAATTTGAGCTCTTTCCACTGGCCTTCGGCCGATGGTGTTAACTATGCAGAAAGACTGAATGGAATTTTCGTCGCCCCACAATCCGGAAACTACACGTTTTTTGTTGATTCCGATGACGACAGCGATTTGTTCCTGAGCACCGACGCAACAGCGGCCAACAAGAGGCTCATTGCCCAGGAAGTGGATTGGGCGGCAGACTTAAACTGGACCGGGAACGACGGCGGAACAGCGGCCCGCGAAATCCCGCAAAAGCGTTCAGACCAGTGGTCGCCTGACGGGGGGACGACGGTGCCTTTCGCCAGCGGAATTGCATTAACTGCCGGCAGCCAGTATTACATTGAAGCTGTGCACCATCAAGGAGGCGGCGGAGCCGACATTGGGGCAACGTACAAGCTGGTCGGCCAACCCGATCCAGCGGTAGGTTCCCAAAGCCGCATTAACGTCCCCGTCCTCGCGCCCTTCGTGCCATCTTTGGATGGCGGCTTTATTGTCATCACCAACCAGCCGCAGAATGTTTCACGCCCGCAAGGCTTCACCGCGACATTCAATGTGGCGGCCACCACTGGCTATATAGGCGACTCTTCCGGAGCAGCACCGCCAATCTATTGGTATCAGTGGCAGGAAGCCCCTCAGGGCTCGAGCACCTTCACTAATATCCCTGGAGCCAACAGCGCTTCGTACATTACTCCCGTTTTGGACCTCACCAATAACGGCGCCCAGTTCAAAGTGACGTTGCTGGCTGCAGATGTCTCCAGCAACAGCGCCATCGCGGTTCTGACCGTTGTGAACGATACCAACCCGCCCGCTGTCGTCGGTGCCGGCGCTCTCGTGGGTGCCACCCAAGCCGGTATCACCTTCAGTAAAGCTGTTGATCCTGTCACTGGTGGCAATCCATCGAGCTACAAAGTCAATGGTGTGGCGCCAACCGCTGTGAGCGTATTAGCCAATCATCCTCCGGGTGAGTACCTGGTCCAGTTGACCCTCGCCACTCCGGTCAATGCGAACTTCACCCTCAATGTCGCCGGGGTAAAGGACCTCTACGGCAACGTCCTTTCAAATACCAACGTGACAGGAACCGTCATCAACATGACCGAATCGTACATCGGCTCGTCGGCCGCCGACCCAGGTGGTCCCGACCCGGACCCAGCCGCGCTGCCTGCAATTGTCAATGTTTTGGGCTCGGGCAGTCTCGATGTCCTTGTCAACGGCAATGACTACTGGAACAACGCCGATGGAATGAATTTCATCTGGGAACCCAAGACCAACAGCTTTGACGTGTCTGTGCGCGTGGCCTATGTCCAAGGCATCGACAACTGGACTGCTGGCGCCATCGAGGTCCGCGAAGGACCGGTTACAACCAACGGCGGCGGTTGGGAACTGGCGCGTCATTACTTCTGCAAGGTGGATTACGGTGGCCAGGAAGGGGCTGCGCAAGACGGCAGCGGCGCCGGCGCCAATGCCTATGAATTCAACTGCCGTAGGGCGCCCGGAGACCCGACCCTGCGTGAAACATCGAACAACGGACCAGGTGCAAGCCAGGGCTGGGGTGGTACTGCTGGTCCCGGCGGCGGTGTCCCCGCTTATCCGAATGCCTGGATTCGAATTGCCCGCGTGCGGAACGCGGATGGCAGCAGCGACCATCTCCAAGGCTATAGCGGCACCAACGGCGTGAACTGGGCCCTCGCTCAGGATGTGGACCTGAACGACACGAACCATGCTGGCTTTGTGACCAGTGGTACCACCAACGCCGGTCCGCTGCAATCGGTTGTCTATGTCGGCATGGGCTCCGTCTCCCATACCGGTATAGGAAACGGCAACGATACAAACAGCGCAACCGGCATGCCTTGGGAAGCTTGGATTTCCTATCGCAGCTTTGGCGATACCTCGCTGGTCTCGTCGGGACCAACCTTGAACTTCACTCCAAATCCCGACGGCACAGTTACCCTGACCTATTCAGGTCATCTGTACTCCTCGACGACGGTCAACGGCACCTACTCGCTTGTCTCGGGCGCTTCCAGTCCGTGGCCAGTGAACCCCAAGACCAGCGGCCAAGCCTCTGTCTTCTATAAAGCAGGCCCATGACGGGCGCATAGACACCAGACTGACTCACGAGGGCCGGAGCAATCCGGCCCTTTTCTGTTTTTCGAGACGGATTCCAGGCGATGCTGCGCAAACCCTAAACGGTCATCTGATTCTTCCGCGTATTTCCCGTATTCCGCGGGTTCGATTCGGTTGCTCTTTAGCATTCAGCCCTTAGCCTTAACCCTTTCTTTGCGTTCTCTGCGTTCTTTCGCGGCAATTCCCTACCCCCCTCGCCCTCACGCGGCGTTCTTCACCATTTCCAAAACTCGCTCTGACGTTAAATTTAGAACCCCTTACTCCACTCATGGCCTGAATTATGCTGCTAAATTCTCCAGCGCCTGCGCGTCGCATGCGCACTGGCCTCGCCTGCATTGTCGCCGCGGCCAGATAGCTCTGAAAAGGACCTGTGTCCTCAAACTTATGACCTGCGTACCGCCCCGGCGAATCAAGCCGCGCCGCACCCCTTTTTGCCCTCCGCCCATCACCAGGACGCGGCCCCATCTATCAAACTCATTACGCCATTACGCCATTACGGCCTATTACGGCCTATTACGGCCTATTACGGCTAAAAACTATAAACATTGCCATTCAGATCGCACCCGGCGCCGCCAGCCAGGCGCGCCAGCGTCTTGGACTGCGGCAGTCCTCTGCCGCTTTAGACCAGATGCGCCTCCAAGCCGCTCCTCCCCATGTAACCTATCGACACCAATTCACCTACAGAATCGTCCACAGCATGATTTACCGTCCCTGTCATGGAGCTTGCATCCGCGGAGTTCCGCGGCATAAATCAAACTTCAAAATTTTTCGGACGCCCTCCAAGCCCCCATCCGCTGTCCTGGAGGTGTCCAGTTCTTTGACAATTTACAACTAAAAAACCCGCTCAGTGTGCCAGCCGGCGCGACACGTCCAGGCCTCCAGGCATCACTTCAGGTTTGCTTCAAAGTTTGCGCCAGCTAAACTGGTTCAAGTGCCAATACTTGCCTTGAAGCACCTTTTGAAAATCCATGCCCTCTCATTCCTGTCCTCGTTCGAGGCCGGGCGCGCCGAACAGCAGCCAGGGCGGGTAACCTCCCCCAGAAGCCAACTGCCTGGTTGCGGTTCGGGCTCCTTTTCAAAAGCGCTCATGGTGGCCTTCGTCCTTTGCGGTAGCACCGCCATCGCTGACCCATTGCTTTGGGAGAATGGCCCAGGCTACCGCAGCGCTGCTTTGCCGGTTCCTAGTGAAGGGCGGACCGGCTTTACGCGAGTGCCTGGCTCGGTTTCTGGAATTCTCTTCACCAACCTATTAGCCAAAGAAAGCGGCGTGCGTAGCCAGCTTCGCCTGGCAGGTTCCGGCGTTGCTGCAGGCGATGTCGATGGCGATGGCTGGTGCGACCTCTACTTTTGCGGCATGGAAAGCGGCAACCGGCTCTATCGCAACCTCGGAGGCTGGCGCTTCGAGGACATCACCGACCAGGCCGGTGTCCGTTGTGAAGGTCAATTCTCAACCGGGGCGGTTTTTGCTGATGTGGACGGCAACGGCACACTGGATTTGCTAGTCAACTCGATTGGCGGCGGGACGCGCCTCTTTCTGAACGACGGCAAAGGCCATTTTCATGAGGCCACTGATCGGGGGCTCGTCCGGAAGTACGGCGCTACCACAATGACTTTGGCCGATGTCGATGGCAATGGCTCGCTGGACTTATACGTCGCCAACAACAATTCCCCGACGGCCTTGGGGGATGAGCCCAACACGCGCTTTACATTGCATGTCGTTGATGGGAAACCAGTTGTTGCTGCCGTCGATGGCAAGCCCGTCGCCGGCACCGACTTAATGGGCCGTTATGATGTCAGCCCTTTCGAGCACTCTATCCGCGAGCACGGCCAGGCCGACATCCTCTATCTCAACGACGGCCAAGGCCATTTTACACCCGTATCCTGGACTAACGGCGCTTTCCTCGACGAGGCGGGCAAACCCCTCGACTCGCCTCCGCGCGATTTAGGGCTGTCGGCCATGTTCCGCGACATGAACGAGGATGGTGCGCCCGATCTCTACGTATGCAATGATCTCTTTACGCCAGATCGCATCTGGCTCAATGACGGGCATGGTCATTTCCGCGCGATGCCCACAACGGCTGTGCGTAATTCGAGCGCCTTTTCCATGGGAGTTGATTTTGCAGATATTAACCGGGACGGCCATGACGATTTTCTCGTGGTCGATATGTTGAGCCGGGAACATCGCCAAAGGATGATCCAGGCCGCCCACATGTCGCCCGTCACCATCCGTGCCGGCGAACCCAATGAACGCATCCAGTTTAAACGCAACGTGCTGCAGTTGAATCGCGGGGATGGGACCTACGCTGAGATAGCGCAGTTGAGCGGCATCGAAGCTTCCGCGTGGTCCTGGGCGACGCTCTTCCTGGATGTCGATCTCGATGGGTATGAAGATGTGCTGGTGGCTCCAGGTTATGATCGCGATTCCATGAACGGCGATGTCGATGCTGAAATCCAACGACGCCAGGCCCAAGGCAATCTTTCCGCCGACCAAATCCGCCACCTGGGACTCCTCTATCCGCCAGTGCACTCCCCGCTCCTGGCTTTCAGGAATTTGGGCAATCTCCGCTTCAAGGAGGTCGGACATGACTGGGGATTGAACTTTTCGGGGGTCAACCAGGGGATTTGCTGCGCGGACCTCGATAATGACGGCGACCTCGATGTGATTGTTAATAATCTGAACGACCAGGCCAGCGTTTATCGCAATGATGGGATAGCGCCCCGGGTAGCGGTGCGTCTGAAGGGGTTGGGGGCCAATACCCGCGGGATCGGCAGCAAGATTTGGCTTTATGGCGGGGCTGTCCCGGTGCAAAGCCAGGAGATGATCTGCGGGGGACGCTATTTGTCCTGCGATGACGCGATGCGGGTCTTTGCCGCCGGGACCCTGACCAACCGGATGCGCATCGATGTGCGCTGGCGCAGCGGCAAGCGCAGTGTGGTCGAGGGGGTGCAACCCAACCGGGAATACGAGATTGATGAGGCCGGGGCAGCCGGGTCGTGGCCGGAAAAGAAGGCCGAGCCTGCGCCGATCTTCGAGGATGTGAGCGGGCTGCTCCATTACACGCATCACGAGGAGCCGTATGATGATTTTGAGCGCCAGCCCTTGTTGCCACACAAGCTCAGCCAATTAGGGCCTGGGGTCAGTTGGAGCGATGTCGATGGGAATGGCGCCGAGGACCTCTTAATCAGCAGCGGGCGTGCAGGGCAGGCCGGTATTTTTCTGAATCAGGGCCATGGAAAATTTCAGCGGTTGCCCACGGTAGCGCTGATGGGGCGGGCTAAGGATGATCAAACAACGGTATTGGGGTGGGCTACAGGCGATGGCAGCCGCGGCTTTGTAGTCGGGCAGGCCAATTACGAGACGGGCGGGACCAATGGGCTGCAGGATTACCGGGTCTGGGCGGGAGGTATTCAAAGACCGGAGGCGCTCGAAACCGGTTTGGCAAGTGTGGGACCTTTGGCGTTTGGTGACGTAAAGGGCGACGGCAAATTGGAATTATTCGTTGGTGGCCGCGTCGAGGGCGGGCGTTGGCCAGCGGCGGTCAGTTCGACGCTGTATCGCAAAGAGAACGACCGGTATGTGGTTGACCAAGCCAATACCCGGGTCTTGGAGCGGGTGGGGATGGTCAGCGGCGCAGTATGGAGCGATTTGGATGGGGACGGCTACCCTGAGCTGGTGCTGGCATGCGAGTGGGGGCCAATCCGGTTATTTCATAATGAGCGCGGGCTTCTGAAACCCTGGAACCCGCGCGTGAAAGTAAGAGGTGACTCCCGGCAGCTAACAATGGAGCAACTAAGGGGTTGGTGGAATGGAGTGACTGTGGGCGATTTCGATGGGGATGGGCGTCTGGACATCGTGGCCAGCAACTGGGGCAGCAACAGCAAGTATGAACGTGGGCGCGCTTCCGGCAGGCCATTGCAGGTCTATTACGGGGATTGGAATGGCGACGGGCTGTTAGGCATCCTCGAGGGCTATTACGAGCCGGAACTCAACAAGGTGGCGCCCTGGCGCGGGCTCAACAGCGTGGCCCGTGGCCTGCCTTGGGTTCGGGGGCTCTATGCAACGCACGCCGCCTATAGCGAGGCAGGAGTCGAGGAGATTCTGGGTGACCATGCCAAAGAGGCCAAGGTCTTGGAGGCCGACTGGCTCGAAACGACCGTGTTTCTGAATCGCGGCGACGGCTTCGAAGCGGTGGTTTTGCCCGGCGAGGCGCAGTTCGCGCCTTCTTTCGGTGTGAGTGTGGGGGACATGGATGGGGACGGGAACGAAGACATTTTTCTGAGCCAGAATTTTTTTGGAGTGGATGAGGAGACAACCCGCTACGACGGGGGGCGGGGGGTGTGGTTGCGGGGCGATGGCCGAGGGCATTTTGAGGTGGTCCCTGGCCAGGTGAGCGGGGTGAAGGTGTATGGGGAGGGGCGCGGCAGCGCGCTATGCGATTACGATGGAGATGGGCGAGTGGATTTGGCAGTGGGCCAGAACGGAGGGGAGACCAAGCTGTATCATAATGTAGGGGCCAAGCCCGGGTTGCGGGTGCAATTGGTTGGACCTGCGGGCAATCCAACGGGGGTTGGGGCTGTGGTGCGCTTGCGCTTTGGGCAGAGGTGGGGTGCGGCGCGCGAGGTGCATGCCGGCAGTGGCTATTGGTCGCAGGACAGCCCGGTGCAGGTGATGGGGACCCCGGAGCCGCCCACTGCGGTTTGGGTCCGGTGGCCGGGCGGCAAGCGGCAGGAAGAACCGGTTCCGCAAGGCGCCCGCGAGGTTCAAGTGAATTTCAAGGGCGCGAAATGAAAATGCTGACGGGCAGCAAATTGTTTTGGGTTGGTTGGCAAGCCGCTACCTCAGCCGATAGAGCGAGTTGGAAGTTCAATGCCACCAGGATTTGCGCTTCAGGTCGGATGGTCAAAATCAGTGAACTGGCTGTCCCGCTGGGATGAAGACCAATCGCGCCAAGGAAAAGAAGGGGGCCAAAGCGGCTCAACTGCCTTCAGTCGGCGCGCCCTCGACTCTCTCAGTGCGCAGGCGGCGCATCTTCCGTTGGGTGGCGGGGTTTGTTCTGCCAGTCCTTCTGTTGTTAGGTATCGAACTGGGGCTGCGGCTTGTGGGTTGGGGCTACCCAACGCATTTCTTTGTGCGAGCAGCCACCGCCCCACCCGGCACCTTTGTTGAAAACCAACGCTTCGGTTACCGTTTCTTTCCGCACCGCCTGGCCCGAGCCCCCGACCCAATCCGATTATCAATAGCCAAGCCGCCAGGAACCTGCCGGGTGTTTGTCTTTGGTGAATCGGCCGCGTTGGGAGACCCGGTCCCTGCTTATGGATTTTCCAGAATCCTGCGAGAATTACTCGAAGGCCGCCGCCCCGGGACAAAATTCGAGGTCATCAACACGGGGATGACCGCGATCAATTCGCACGCCATCCTGCCCATAACCAGGGATTGCGTTCCGTTCCAGGGCGACATCTGGATTCTGTATATGGGAAACAACGAAGTCGTTGGCCCATTCGGCGCGGCGTCGGTGTTTGGTTTAAAATCACCGCCAATGGCCCTCATTCAAGCGGGCCTTGCCATCAAACGAACGCGTCTGGGACAATTACTGGACTCGTTATGGCAGCACGCGCCCGGTCATTCCCGCCAATTCACCCAGTGGGAAGGGATGAAGATGATGGTCCACGAGCAGGTCCGCGCCGATGACCCCAAGCTCCAACGGGTTTACGATGATTTTCGGAGCAACTTTTCCGGCATCCTTTCGGCGGCAAAACGGGCTGGAGTCAAGACGATCGTCTGCTCGGTCAGCTCGAATCTGAAGGATTGTCCTCCGTTTGCTTCAGTGAATCAGAGGGCTTTGCCTGAGGTGCGCCAGGCGGAGTGGCAACGCGCTTTAAACGCCGGCGTCGAGCTTGAGAGGCAACAGAATTACGAACACGCCCTCGCCCAGTACGCGCGGGCTGCCGAACTCGACGGCAGCTCCGCCGAGTTGCGATTTCGAATGGCGCGCTGCCTGCTGGATTGGGGCGATGTCGTCAAGGCGCGTGAACAGTACGCACAGGCGCGCGACCTGGATGCATTGCGCTTCCGGGCTGATAGCCGAATGAACGCCATCCTTCGCGAAGTGTGTTCGAGCCGCAAGCAGGCTGGTGTTCAGTTTTTTGATTCAGAAGCTACACTGACCAATGCCTGCAAGGGCGGCATTCCAGGCCAGGAATGCTTTTGGGACCATGTCCATTTCAATTTCGATGGCAATTACCGTTTGGCGCGCGGTCTGGCAGATGAGGTCCTCCAGCTCTTCCCGGAACCTCAGCGCGCAAGCGTCCAGGCAAATGCCAAAACTTTGACGGAGGCCGAATGCGGCGAACGGCTGGCCTACACGGATTTTGACCAACGCGCCGTCTTGGAAGAGATGTTGAAACGCGTGCATGACCCGCCCTTTACAGGCCAACTGGACCACGACCGCCTGGTTGAGCAATGGCTGGCCTTAAAGGCGCAGTTGGACGCAAGGAACGACTCAGCGGGCCTGTCTAACGCCGTGGCTATCTACCGCAGAGCCCTGGCTCGCCGGCCTGGAGATTGGGTCCTCCACCACCGCTTTGGCGCTTTGCTGAATGCGACCGGCGACCTGGCCAGCGCCGAACAACAGTGGAGAAGGGTCACTGAACTGGTCCCTGACTACGTTGATGCATGGTTCAAACTAGGGGACGTGAGCATGCGCCAGGGCAGGCTGGCGGATGCCCAGGCGGACTATCGACGTGTGTTGCAGCTCCGCCCATCTTCCTTTGAAGCCATGAACGGCTTGGGCCTTGTTCTTGGGCAGGAAGGCAAAACGGACGAGGCGATTCGCCTTTTCAAGGACGCGCTGAAAGTTGAGCCTGAATTTGCAGAAGTCCACGTCAATTGGGGTCTGCTTTTATTCCGTCACGGACAGGTGCCTGAGGCAGAGGACCATTACCGGAAAGCGCTGGCATTTGACCCGCAGAGCGCAGCCGCCCGCATTAATCTGGGCAATCTCCTGGCTTCGCAGCAGAAGTACGCCGAAGCCATCGAGCAGTATCACCAGGCGCTCAACCTCAAGCCCGATGATGCAACGGTCCATTTTGCCTTGGCCAATTGCCTGGGAGCGATGGGCCAGGAGGCCGAGGCGGTTGCACAGTACCGCGAGGCGCTGCGCGCTAATCCATCATTTGCCGACGCGCAGTTCAACCTGGGCGTGGCGTTGGCAAAGCGAGGCGACCTGCAGGGGGCCGCCGCTTGTTTCGAGCAAGCCGTCCGGCTCAATCCCAATGATCCACAAGGGCGCCTCAACCTGGGGGTGGCTCTGGCCCAACAGGGCCGGTTCGATGAGGCGATCACACAATTCCAGGCCACCCTCGAGCTTGACCCGGCCAATGCCGCGGCCAGGCGCTACCTCGAAATCGCCACCAGGAAACGGAAAGGCTTTCAGCAGTAATGCGGTTCACTCAAAAATGATGGTGCGCTTGCCGCAGAGAAATACGCGCTCCTCCAGCACAAGTCTTAACGCCCTGGCCAGAACGATCTTCTCGACGTCACGGCCAGCCTGGGCCAGTTCGTGCGGCCCATAGGTGTGGTCCACCGGAATGACCTGTTGCACAAGGATCGGGCCTTCATCCAGTTGGTCGGTGACAAAATGGGCGGTGGCGCCGATGACCTTGACGCCGCGATGAAAGGCCTGATGGTAGGGCTTTGCCCCGGCAAATGCCGGCAGAAACGAGTGGTGGATGTTGAGCATCCGGTTGGGCCAGCGCGCGACGAATGCCGGGCTGAGCACCCGCATGTACTTGGCCAAAACCAGCAGGTCGGGTTTAAATCGATCAAGCAGCCCCAGCAACTCCGCCTCGTGCCCTTGCCGGGAACAGCCCGCGCTGTCCACGTGGAAAAACGGGACGCCGAATTTCTCAACCAGCGGGCGCAAGGTCTGGTGATTGCCAGCCACCGCGACCACCTGGGCACGCAGTTCATCGTAGGCATGGCGCACCAGCAGGTCGGCCAGGCAATGATGCTCTTTGGAGACAAGGATTACCACGCGCCGCCGGGTGGGCAGGCGCGCTTGCACCTGCGCCTCCGCTGGCAACGTACCGCGAATTTCCGCTTCCAGTTGGCCGCAGTTGGGGGCGCCTTCGAATTCGGTCCGCATGAAAAACCGGCGAGATTCTCCATCCACAAACTCCTGGTTGCTGACGATGTTGAAGCCGGCGCGCAGCAGAACGCCTGTCACGGCGTGAACCAATCCGCGTTGATCAGCGCACGAAACGAGGAGAACGGGGTTTTTCATAAGCGGCGCCGCGCTCCGGGCGCAGGATGTGCCGCGCTGCCTC is a genomic window containing:
- a CDS encoding FG-GAP-like repeat-containing protein, with the protein product MKHLLKIHALSFLSSFEAGRAEQQPGRVTSPRSQLPGCGSGSFSKALMVAFVLCGSTAIADPLLWENGPGYRSAALPVPSEGRTGFTRVPGSVSGILFTNLLAKESGVRSQLRLAGSGVAAGDVDGDGWCDLYFCGMESGNRLYRNLGGWRFEDITDQAGVRCEGQFSTGAVFADVDGNGTLDLLVNSIGGGTRLFLNDGKGHFHEATDRGLVRKYGATTMTLADVDGNGSLDLYVANNNSPTALGDEPNTRFTLHVVDGKPVVAAVDGKPVAGTDLMGRYDVSPFEHSIREHGQADILYLNDGQGHFTPVSWTNGAFLDEAGKPLDSPPRDLGLSAMFRDMNEDGAPDLYVCNDLFTPDRIWLNDGHGHFRAMPTTAVRNSSAFSMGVDFADINRDGHDDFLVVDMLSREHRQRMIQAAHMSPVTIRAGEPNERIQFKRNVLQLNRGDGTYAEIAQLSGIEASAWSWATLFLDVDLDGYEDVLVAPGYDRDSMNGDVDAEIQRRQAQGNLSADQIRHLGLLYPPVHSPLLAFRNLGNLRFKEVGHDWGLNFSGVNQGICCADLDNDGDLDVIVNNLNDQASVYRNDGIAPRVAVRLKGLGANTRGIGSKIWLYGGAVPVQSQEMICGGRYLSCDDAMRVFAAGTLTNRMRIDVRWRSGKRSVVEGVQPNREYEIDEAGAAGSWPEKKAEPAPIFEDVSGLLHYTHHEEPYDDFERQPLLPHKLSQLGPGVSWSDVDGNGAEDLLISSGRAGQAGIFLNQGHGKFQRLPTVALMGRAKDDQTTVLGWATGDGSRGFVVGQANYETGGTNGLQDYRVWAGGIQRPEALETGLASVGPLAFGDVKGDGKLELFVGGRVEGGRWPAAVSSTLYRKENDRYVVDQANTRVLERVGMVSGAVWSDLDGDGYPELVLACEWGPIRLFHNERGLLKPWNPRVKVRGDSRQLTMEQLRGWWNGVTVGDFDGDGRLDIVASNWGSNSKYERGRASGRPLQVYYGDWNGDGLLGILEGYYEPELNKVAPWRGLNSVARGLPWVRGLYATHAAYSEAGVEEILGDHAKEAKVLEADWLETTVFLNRGDGFEAVVLPGEAQFAPSFGVSVGDMDGDGNEDIFLSQNFFGVDEETTRYDGGRGVWLRGDGRGHFEVVPGQVSGVKVYGEGRGSALCDYDGDGRVDLAVGQNGGETKLYHNVGAKPGLRVQLVGPAGNPTGVGAVVRLRFGQRWGAAREVHAGSGYWSQDSPVQVMGTPEPPTAVWVRWPGGKRQEEPVPQGAREVQVNFKGAK
- a CDS encoding tetratricopeptide repeat protein, which encodes MKTNRAKEKKGAKAAQLPSVGAPSTLSVRRRRIFRWVAGFVLPVLLLLGIELGLRLVGWGYPTHFFVRAATAPPGTFVENQRFGYRFFPHRLARAPDPIRLSIAKPPGTCRVFVFGESAALGDPVPAYGFSRILRELLEGRRPGTKFEVINTGMTAINSHAILPITRDCVPFQGDIWILYMGNNEVVGPFGAASVFGLKSPPMALIQAGLAIKRTRLGQLLDSLWQHAPGHSRQFTQWEGMKMMVHEQVRADDPKLQRVYDDFRSNFSGILSAAKRAGVKTIVCSVSSNLKDCPPFASVNQRALPEVRQAEWQRALNAGVELERQQNYEHALAQYARAAELDGSSAELRFRMARCLLDWGDVVKAREQYAQARDLDALRFRADSRMNAILREVCSSRKQAGVQFFDSEATLTNACKGGIPGQECFWDHVHFNFDGNYRLARGLADEVLQLFPEPQRASVQANAKTLTEAECGERLAYTDFDQRAVLEEMLKRVHDPPFTGQLDHDRLVEQWLALKAQLDARNDSAGLSNAVAIYRRALARRPGDWVLHHRFGALLNATGDLASAEQQWRRVTELVPDYVDAWFKLGDVSMRQGRLADAQADYRRVLQLRPSSFEAMNGLGLVLGQEGKTDEAIRLFKDALKVEPEFAEVHVNWGLLLFRHGQVPEAEDHYRKALAFDPQSAAARINLGNLLASQQKYAEAIEQYHQALNLKPDDATVHFALANCLGAMGQEAEAVAQYREALRANPSFADAQFNLGVALAKRGDLQGAAACFEQAVRLNPNDPQGRLNLGVALAQQGRFDEAITQFQATLELDPANAAARRYLEIATRKRKGFQQ
- the purU gene encoding formyltetrahydrofolate deformylase, producing the protein MKNPVLLVSCADQRGLVHAVTGVLLRAGFNIVSNQEFVDGESRRFFMRTEFEGAPNCGQLEAEIRGTLPAEAQVQARLPTRRRVVILVSKEHHCLADLLVRHAYDELRAQVVAVAGNHQTLRPLVEKFGVPFFHVDSAGCSRQGHEAELLGLLDRFKPDLLVLAKYMRVLSPAFVARWPNRMLNIHHSFLPAFAGAKPYHQAFHRGVKVIGATAHFVTDQLDEGPILVQQVIPVDHTYGPHELAQAGRDVEKIVLARALRLVLEERVFLCGKRTIIFE